The following proteins are encoded in a genomic region of Oryzias latipes chromosome 17, ASM223467v1:
- the c17h1orf123 gene encoding UPF0587 protein C1orf123 homolog yields MVKFGLQFKATLENVTNVRPLGEDFRWFLKLKCGNCGEIPDKWQYVTLVESVPLKGGRGHASMVQKCKLCARENSIDILADTITAYNAEDNETFKTMVQFECRGLEPVDFQPQAGFAAVGAETGTPFPEVNLLEKDWTDYDEKASKSVGIYEVTHRFTKC; encoded by the exons ATGGTG AAATTTGGCCTCCAGTTCAAGGCCACCTTAGAAAACGTCACGAACGTGAGGCCGCTGGGAGAGGACTTCCGTTGGTTTCTGAAG CTTAAATGTGGGAACTGCGGCGAAATTCCTGACAAGTGGCAGTATGTGACCTTAGTG GAGAGTGTGCCCTTAAAAGGAGGACGAGGGCACGCCAGCATGGTACAGAAGTGCAAGTTGTGTGCCAGGGAAAATTCCATTG ATATCTTGGCGGACACAATAACAGCCTATAAT GCTGAAGACAACGAAACCTTCAAGACGATGGTTCAGTTTGAGTGTCGAGGTCTGGAGCCCGTTGACTTCCAGCCACAA gctGGCTTTGCTGCAGTGGGAGCAGAAACCGGAACACCTTTTCCTGAAGTCAACCTGCTGGAAAAA GACTGGACAGACTACGATGAGAAGGCCAGCAAGTCAGTCGGGATCTATGAGGTCACCCATCGGTTCACTAAGTGTTGA